A genomic window from Glycine max cultivar Williams 82 chromosome 17, Glycine_max_v4.0, whole genome shotgun sequence includes:
- the LOC102666755 gene encoding cell wall protein RBR3, with protein MATKAKESSIVGKEKKAPSSNSHTTTTKRTTKPSTTTITTNSTNKPDSTPYEKNIPNYLKPGKTSLPESPTSKQPKSNSPNNKTSMAIRGRSWDKPFSSLNLTRSLTTPRTSSIGPANKSTIPSIPISDRTSKAPSDGKTKPLVTKGTKKTIPTNTTTSTSTKKVANKDHASIKSTKGTPKETKKTLKVETEQVKEVTKVEVIKVENEEHKGQKVEHVNVHVFPNVEYEHEIEHVQGLENYDHPPHYQVDDERVISIVPEAEKESLEEKAKDKEHELEEDKTNQDKGGNNNESDHQENHEGKFVVNDEGEGEGCEIIIEDHKSENKNSEEAAIKEQKEAVDKVEENKVEATPLKQQLGERRHGKMEAQVSNDEIEKTVKLLEERKNKVRALAGAFQTVIDHQTTSK; from the coding sequence ATGGcaacaaaagcaaaagaaagttcTATTGTTGGGAAGGAGAAGAAGGCCCCATCATCAAATTCTCACACCACAACCACCAAAAGgaccaccaaaccatccacaaCAACAATAACTACAAACTCCACTAACAAGCCCGACTCAACCCCATATGAGAAAAACATCCCTAACTATCTCAAACCGGGAAAAACCTCACTCCCTGAGTCCCCCACTTCCAAACAACCAAAGAGTAACTCTCCCAACAATAAGACTTCTATGGCAATCAGAGGAAGATCTTGGGACAAACCATTTTCCTCTTTAAACTTGACAAGATCTTTAACAACTCCACGTACATCTTCCATTGGCCCAGCTAACAAAAGCACTATCCCTTCCATACCCATTTCAGATAGGACCTCAAAGGCCCCAAGTGATGGAAAAACCAAGCCATTAGTCACAAAGGGTACAAAGAAAACTATCCCTACTAATACTACTACTTCTACTAGCACTAAGAAGGTAGCTAATAAGGATCATGCTTCTATTAAGTCAACAAAGGGTACTCctaaagagactaaaaaaactttaaaggtTGAAACTGAGCAAGTTAAGGAAGTCACAAAAGTTGAAgtgataaaagtggagaatgaagAACACAAAGGACAAAAGGTTGAACATGTGAATGTTCATGTTTTTCCAAATGTTGAATATGAACATGAGATTGAGCATGTTCAAGGGCTTGAGAATTATGATCATCCACCCCATTATCAAGTTGATGATGAGAGGGTCATTTCTATAGTGCCAGAAGCTGAAAAAGAGTCACTAGAAGAGAAAGCAAAGGATAAGGAACATGAGTTAGAGGAAGATAAAACAAACCAAGATAAAGGAGGAAACAATAATGAGAGTGATCACCAAGAAAATCATGAAGGAAAATTTGTTGTTAATGATGAAGGTGAAGGTGAGGGTTGTGAAATTATAATAGAAGATCACAAAAGTGAGAACAAAAACAGTGAAGAAGCGGCAATAAAGGAACAAAAGGAAGCAGTTGATAAAGTAGAAGAGAACAAGGTTGAGGCAACGCCATTAAAACAACAATTAGGCGAAAGGAGACATGGGAAAATGGAGGCTCAGGTGTCCAATGATGAGATTGAAAAAACTGTTAAGCTTTTGGAGGAAAGGAAGAACAAGGTGAGGGCATTGGCTGGGGCATTCCAAACTGTCATTGATCATCAAACAACATCAAAATGA